The DNA sequence AACTCGCTTCCTCAATATCCAGTACCATTTCATTTAAGAAATGCCCCAACAAATTTTATGAAAGATATTGGATATAGTAAAGGTTATAAATATCCACATGATTATGAAAATAATTTTGTTGAAGAAAATTACTTGCCCGAAGAATTAAAAAATAAACAGTATTATTTCCCGACAGAAAATGGAATGGAAAAAACAATTAAAGATAGGTTGCAAAACTTCTGGAAGGGAAGAAAAAAATATTAATCTGCAAGTACAAACATTTTACCCGGCAATTGCTTTATTAAACCTTTGAATTCCAGTGTTAATAAATTTACTAGACAATCGGAAGTTGACATAGAAGATAATAATGCAATTTCATCAATATGTTTTGCTTCTGTACCAATAACTTGTAATAATTTTTCTTCGAAAAGTGTTAACTCTACAGAAGGTTTCTGAATATTTTTACCTGTAAGTGGTTTTAATTTTATTTCTAATTCTTGTAAAATATCTTCGGCATTTGTAATTAATTTTGCTTCTCCTCTTTGTATTAATTTATTAGGACCTTCTGCTTGTTTAACATTAATATTTCCGGGGATTGCAAATACTTCTCGATTCTGATCAATTGCATAAGCAGCTGTTTGCATAGCACCACCATCAATTTTCGTTTCGATAACAAGTGTACCTAAACTTAAACCTGATATGATTCTATTTCGTCTTGGAAAATTTTGAGCATCGGGTTTTGTCCCAAGTTCATACTCTGTTATTATAACTCCTTTTTCAGTTATTTCATTAAATAATTTATAATTTTCTGGAGGATATACTACATCTAACCCAGAACCAATTACTGCTATTGTCCTCCCATTTGAATTAAGAGCAGATTTATGAGCAATAGTATCGATACCACGAGCTAAACCACTAACAATCGTAATATTTTTTTCAACTAATTCATGAACAATTTTTTCTGTTTGAATTTTTCCATAAGTAGTTGGTTGGCGTGTCCCTACGACTGCTAAAGAGTATTTATCTTGTTCTGTAAAAGATCCTTTTGTATAAATAATTAATGGAGGGTAATAAATTTTTTTTAATAATTCTGGATAATCATTATCCCAGTATGTAATAATTCTTGCATTAATTTTTGAGAGTTTATTGAGTTCATTTTCTACTTTGTTTTTTATTGATTCATATTTTGATTTTGCATTCAATAATTTTTGAGAAAGGTTTATATTGATTCCATCTACTTTTAATAATGAGTATAAATCAGCCTCTAAAATATTATCAAAACTTTTAAAATAATTTAGCAATGAAAAAATTTTGTGAGGACCTATACCATCAATACTCAATAGTAATTTGAGTAAAACCAAATTTTTAAAATTATCTTCCACTATTTAATTTGATTCACTCTTTAATTCAATTTTATCAACGATTGCTACTATCATGGTATTTACAGGAGCATTTTTATGTCCAAGAATTTGTTGAACTGCGTCGCCCTCCTGAACAATCAATACGATATCGCCGATACCAGCATCATTTAAATCTATAGCTAAAAAATCGTTGTTCCCTATATATTCATAATTAAAATCAACTGGGTGCACTATTAATAATTTATGTCCTTTAAGGAATTTATTTTTTTGGGTAGAAACAACATTCCCTTTAACTCGTGCTAATGTCATTACTGTTTTTTGTATTTCTTTTTTTAATAATAATTGAGAGAGGAATTACAACTAAATAAGCAAATAATAAAATAATAGGTGATATTGAAAGTGATAAGTAACTATACCAGGGACCTTGTGCCATTAAGAAGTAACCAATACTTAATAATACTAATCCTGCGATTAGTAAAATGGAGTTATATTTTCCCCAATAGTCGTTGAAAGGGGAAATTTTTTGTTTACGTAAGTCCTTAGTTGATTTTTTATGTTTAGCCATATATACCTCAGAAATAATTAAAATGCCTGGCAAATAATTGTCAGGCATTAAAAATTTTTTAATTTGTAAGTAAGCTTAAAACAAAAATAGTTTGATATATAATGTTTGTCAAGTAATCACTTATGAGATTGATATACTATTTTGCGAATAGTATCATATTGTAAGTATGGGTAATCTTCTCTTATAATTTCTATTGCTTCGGCAGCACTCATATTTTTTGATTTAAGTTCTGCAAATTTTTTTCTGATAAGATGGTCGCGAACAGATTTTTCGTTGATAAAACCTTTGCTGCTTAATTTTTGATAAATATCATCTGGTATCAAATCAGATAAAGGATTGAAGTTCCTTTTTTGATCAAACATCGGTTTCATAGCTTCGCCCTTTCATATTTACTTCGCAATAATTTAACATTAGTGCAAAAAATAAGTTCCATTTAAATTTAGATTTGTAGTTTAATATAAAATTTAGAAAAATTTCTAAATTTTCTTTAAAAAAAATTTGCAATGATTAAACAGAAACACTATATTTGAAGCCGTCCTTTTTGAAATTATTCTGATATAAAAGTTATAAATAATACTTTTTATTAAGTGCTCTTGACAATACAGAGAGTAAACATTAAGTTTACAGTCCGCAAATAAAGTTCTTTGACAGAGTGAGTGACTAAAGGAAACTTTAGTAGTTAACCCGAAGATTACAAAAGCTTTAAAAAATTTACAACGGAGAGTTTGATCCTGGCTCAGGACGAACGCTGGCGGCGTGCCTAACACATGCAAGTCTACGAGAAAGGGATAGCAATATCCCGAGTAAAGTGGCGCACGGGTGAGTAACATGTAAGTAACCTACCCATAGGTTCGGGATAACTCGCCGAAAGGCGGGCTAATACCGAATGATGCAACATCATCGCATGATGGTGTTGTTAAAGCCTATAAGGTGCCTATGGATGGGCTTGCATCCGATTAGCTAGTTGGTAGGGTAATGGCCTACCAAGGCGACGATCGGTAGCTGGTCTGAGAGGATGATCAGCCACACTGGAACTGAGACACGGTCCAGACTCCTACGGGAGGCAGCAGTGAGGAATATTGGGCAATGCCCGCAAGGGTGACCCAGCAACGCCGCGTGGAGGATGAAGGCCGTAAGGTTGTAAACTCCTTTTGAAGGGGACGAAAAATCCCGATAGAATCGGGACTTGACTGTACCCTTCGAAAAAGCCCCGGCTAACTACGTGCCAGCAGCCGCGGTAATACGTAGGGGGCTAGCGTTGTCCGGATTCACTGGGTGTAAAGGGCGCGTAGGCGGGTTTGCAAGTCAGGGGTGAAATCTCACGGCTTAACCGTGAAACTGCCTCTGATACTGCAAATCTTGAGTTCGGAAGAGAGTAGCGGAATTCCAGGTGTAGTGGTGAAATACGTAGATATCTGGAAGAACACCAGTGGCGAAGGCGGCTACTTGGTCCGTAACTGACGCTGAGGCGCGAAAGCGTGGGGAGCAAACAGGATTAGATACCCTGGTAGTCCACGCTGTAAACGATGAATACTAGGTGTTGGTCCCGTTAGGGATCAGTGCCGAAGCTAACGCATTAAGTATTCCACCTGGGGAGTACGATCGCAAGGTTGAAACTCAAAGGAATTGACGGGGGCCCGCACAAGCAGTGGAGCATGTGGTTTAATTCGATGCAACGCGAAGAACCTTACCTAGGCTTGAAAGGCAGATGACAGGGTACGAAAGTACCCCTCCCGAAAGGGCATCTGTACAGGTGCTGCATGGCTGTCGTCAGCTCGTGCCGTGAGGTGTTGAGTTAAGTCTCGCAACGAGCGCAACCCCTACCATTAGTTGCCATCAGGTAATGCTGGGCACTCTAATGGGACTGCCTACGCAAGTAGTGAGGAAGGTGGGGATGACGTCA is a window from the Rosettibacter firmus genome containing:
- the dprA gene encoding DNA-processing protein DprA, with protein sequence MVLLKLLLSIDGIGPHKIFSLLNYFKSFDNILEADLYSLLKVDGININLSQKLLNAKSKYESIKNKVENELNKLSKINARIITYWDNDYPELLKKIYYPPLIIYTKGSFTEQDKYSLAVVGTRQPTTYGKIQTEKIVHELVEKNITIVSGLARGIDTIAHKSALNSNGRTIAVIGSGLDVVYPPENYKLFNEITEKGVIITEYELGTKPDAQNFPRRNRIISGLSLGTLVIETKIDGGAMQTAAYAIDQNREVFAIPGNINVKQAEGPNKLIQRGEAKLITNAEDILQELEIKLKPLTGKNIQKPSVELTLFEEKLLQVIGTEAKHIDEIALLSSMSTSDCLVNLLTLEFKGLIKQLPGKMFVLAD
- a CDS encoding EutN/CcmL family microcompartment protein; the encoded protein is MTLARVKGNVVSTQKNKFLKGHKLLIVHPVDFNYEYIGNNDFLAIDLNDAGIGDIVLIVQEGDAVQQILGHKNAPVNTMIVAIVDKIELKSESN